One part of the Arthrobacter tumbae genome encodes these proteins:
- the rpmG gene encoding 50S ribosomal protein L33: MAKDKDVRPIIKLKSTAGTGYTYVTRKNRRNDPDRMVLMKYDPKIRKHVEFREER, from the coding sequence ATGGCAAAGGACAAAGACGTACGTCCGATCATCAAGCTGAAGTCCACGGCTGGCACCGGGTACACCTACGTGACCCGCAAGAATCGCCGTAATGACCCGGACCGTATGGTTCTGATGAAGTATGACCCCAAGATCCGCAAGCACGTCGAATTCCGAGAGGAGCGCTAA
- the rpmB gene encoding 50S ribosomal protein L28 gives MAAHCQVTGAEPGFGHSISHSHRRTKRRFDPNIQKKRYWVPSLRRNVTLQVSARGIKTIDVRGIDAVVAQIQARGVKL, from the coding sequence ATGGCAGCTCACTGCCAAGTGACTGGGGCCGAGCCGGGCTTTGGGCACAGCATTTCGCACTCGCACCGGCGCACCAAGCGCAGGTTCGACCCGAACATTCAGAAGAAGCGCTACTGGGTTCCGTCCCTGCGCCGCAACGTAACGCTGCAGGTTTCAGCCCGCGGCATCAAGACCATCGACGTGCGCGGTATTGACGCCGTCGTGGCCCAGATCCAGGCGCGGGGAGTGAAGCTCTAA
- a CDS encoding glucose-1-phosphate adenylyltransferase family protein, with product MTEPSVLAVILAGGTGGRLGALTDSKAKPVVPVGGTYRLIDIPLSNLHHSHISDVWVVEQYQPKSINDHLANGRPWDLDRTNGGLRVLPPFQGEHGEGFAAGNADGLYRQAEFIREFDPDLVLVLSADHLYQLDYREVVKTHQETGAVLTMVTTRFDGDASQHGVAEVEDGRVTGFQYKPEKPRTDVVAAEIFLYSTDVLLNTLAELHKRDGELKDYGDQLIPHLVEHSTVAEHRLESYWLDLGTPKNYHRAHMDLLAGNGLAFDDPAWPILSASPRRLPAFIADTARVGSSLISPGAAIAGTVTHSVIGPDAVVEEGAVVEHSVVLNGARIPSGAVLRRTIVDANAQLTPGAQIGEAGVVTVVDVSGNATRPDESNGS from the coding sequence ATGACGGAGCCGTCCGTCCTGGCAGTCATTCTGGCCGGCGGTACCGGCGGAAGGCTGGGGGCGCTGACCGACAGCAAGGCCAAGCCCGTGGTGCCGGTGGGCGGAACCTATCGGCTGATCGATATTCCGCTGTCCAATCTCCACCACAGCCACATCTCGGATGTCTGGGTAGTGGAGCAGTACCAGCCGAAGTCCATCAATGACCACCTCGCAAACGGCCGCCCCTGGGACCTCGACCGCACCAACGGCGGTCTGCGGGTATTGCCGCCCTTCCAGGGGGAACACGGCGAGGGCTTCGCCGCGGGCAACGCGGACGGCCTCTACCGGCAGGCCGAATTCATCCGCGAGTTCGATCCCGATCTGGTGCTTGTGCTCAGTGCCGACCACCTCTACCAGCTCGATTACCGCGAGGTGGTGAAAACCCATCAGGAGACCGGTGCGGTCCTCACCATGGTGACCACACGGTTCGACGGCGATGCCTCCCAGCACGGTGTTGCCGAGGTGGAGGATGGCCGGGTCACAGGGTTCCAGTACAAGCCCGAGAAACCCCGTACCGACGTGGTGGCGGCGGAGATCTTCCTCTATTCCACGGACGTGCTGCTGAATACGCTGGCGGAACTGCACAAGCGCGACGGCGAGCTGAAGGACTACGGGGACCAACTCATCCCGCACCTGGTGGAGCACTCCACCGTCGCCGAGCATCGGCTTGAGTCATACTGGCTGGACCTCGGCACACCGAAGAACTATCACCGAGCGCACATGGACCTACTGGCTGGAAACGGTCTCGCGTTCGACGATCCCGCGTGGCCGATCCTGAGCGCCAGTCCGCGCCGCCTGCCCGCGTTCATCGCGGACACCGCGCGGGTCGGTTCCAGCCTCATCTCTCCGGGTGCCGCCATCGCCGGAACTGTCACGCATAGCGTGATCGGGCCGGACGCGGTGGTGGAGGAGGGCGCCGTCGTCGAGCATTCGGTGGTACTGAACGGGGCACGCATTCCTTCCGGTGCGGTGCTGCGCCGGACCATTGTGGACGCCAACGCCCAGCTGACCCCCGGCGCGCAGATCGGGGAAGCGGGTGTCGTCACAGTCGTTGACGTCTCTGGAAACGCAACGCGCCCCGACGAGTCGAACGGCAGCTGA
- a CDS encoding MarR family winged helix-turn-helix transcriptional regulator produces the protein MTGVRWLNPAERQAWLALYGVATLLPGTLDADLNRRARVTLFDYHVLAMLSEADERTLPMSELAGRSNASLSRLSHVVTKLENRGWVQRSQSTRDLRVTTASITPEGLTNLQELALEHVEHVRRLVFDGLNDQDIADLERVGKKILARLDETHWILKQSQPVGSA, from the coding sequence ATGACAGGCGTGCGCTGGTTGAATCCCGCGGAAAGACAGGCATGGCTTGCCCTCTACGGGGTGGCCACCCTGTTGCCGGGAACCTTGGATGCAGACCTCAACCGTCGTGCCCGGGTGACGCTGTTCGACTATCACGTCCTTGCGATGCTTTCCGAGGCTGATGAGCGGACACTACCCATGAGTGAACTCGCGGGCCGCTCCAATGCCTCCCTGTCACGGCTGAGCCACGTGGTCACCAAGCTGGAGAACCGCGGCTGGGTGCAGCGGAGCCAGAGCACCCGTGACCTCCGGGTGACTACGGCGAGCATCACCCCCGAGGGGCTGACCAACCTGCAGGAACTGGCGCTCGAACATGTGGAGCACGTCCGCCGGCTGGTCTTCGACGGGCTGAATGACCAGGACATCGCGGACCTCGAGCGGGTAGGCAAGAAGATCCTCGCGCGGCTCGATGAGACGCACTGGATCCTCAAACAGTCCCAACCCGTGGGATCGGCATGA
- a CDS encoding SGNH/GDSL hydrolase family protein, producing MGEETTAFTHRYVALGDSFTEGVGDWDPRSPNGVRGWADRVAEQLILADPSWGYANLAIRGRKMRQILAEQVDAALALKPTLVTIYAGANDILRPSIDLDALLAEYDAGIARLRAGGAAVVLFTGFDSSKSAVFAKTRGRTAIYNELVREIADRHDAEIADYWRMREFQNWGYWDVDRMHMAAAGHTLMAARVLEVLKSAHSIEVPELEARPAATRLAQLRTDALWARDYLGPWVGRRLRGQSSGDTVTSKYPELTHPVWTRETTSP from the coding sequence TTGGGCGAAGAAACCACCGCGTTTACCCACCGTTATGTCGCACTCGGGGATTCCTTCACCGAGGGCGTGGGGGACTGGGACCCGCGCAGTCCCAACGGCGTCCGGGGGTGGGCTGACCGGGTTGCCGAGCAACTGATCCTTGCCGACCCGTCCTGGGGCTATGCCAATCTCGCCATCCGCGGCCGCAAGATGCGGCAGATCCTTGCCGAGCAGGTGGATGCAGCGCTTGCGCTCAAGCCGACGCTCGTGACCATCTACGCCGGTGCCAACGACATCCTGCGCCCCTCCATTGATCTCGACGCACTCTTGGCGGAGTACGACGCCGGAATCGCCCGCCTGCGCGCCGGCGGTGCCGCTGTGGTGCTGTTTACCGGGTTCGACTCGTCGAAGTCAGCAGTCTTTGCAAAGACACGCGGACGTACGGCGATCTACAACGAACTCGTCCGGGAGATCGCGGACCGGCACGATGCCGAAATTGCCGACTACTGGCGGATGCGGGAGTTCCAGAACTGGGGCTACTGGGACGTGGACCGCATGCACATGGCTGCAGCCGGCCACACCCTCATGGCGGCCCGCGTCCTGGAGGTACTGAAGTCCGCGCACAGCATCGAGGTTCCTGAGCTTGAGGCCCGGCCGGCAGCAACGCGCCTCGCCCAGCTCCGGACGGACGCGCTCTGGGCCCGCGATTACCTCGGGCCCTGGGTCGGCAGGCGATTGCGTGGGCAGTCCTCCGGGGACACGGTGACCTCAAAATACCCGGAGCTGACCCATCCGGTGTGGACACGGGAAACAACGTCCCCGTGA
- a CDS encoding diacylglycerol/lipid kinase family protein has product MASVPDTESDQPSDLQPEHQSETRTRRAALILNPVKPTSEDIRAIVTELSLEQGWEEPLFLETTADDPGHGQAQEALKAGVDVVIAAGGDGTVRCVAEELAGTTTALGLLPLGTGNLLARNLDIDVDDPRGAVEAALGGTERMIDVVHVNVDRAQDAHVFLVMAGLGFDAAVMADTRDDLKDKVGWLAYVDAGIRNLPGKPSRVSISIDGGKRVTRRLRSVMGGNCGKIMGGLEIFPGAKLNDGLLDIMTIAPSGKFGWFAVLGKLLARGKGKDPSLEYYQCSTAEVESETPLEIELDGDSLGKGSHMSFRVEPNSLRLRMPYGKKDPAILADPTP; this is encoded by the coding sequence ATGGCTTCCGTACCGGATACCGAATCTGATCAGCCGAGCGATCTCCAGCCGGAGCACCAGTCAGAAACGCGGACCAGGCGCGCAGCCCTGATCCTCAATCCGGTCAAGCCCACCTCTGAGGATATCCGGGCCATCGTCACTGAACTGAGTCTCGAACAGGGCTGGGAAGAACCCCTGTTCCTGGAGACCACCGCGGATGACCCGGGCCACGGCCAGGCGCAGGAAGCACTGAAGGCAGGAGTCGACGTCGTTATTGCAGCCGGCGGCGATGGCACCGTCCGGTGCGTGGCGGAAGAGCTGGCAGGCACGACGACGGCACTTGGCCTGTTGCCGCTGGGCACCGGCAACCTGCTCGCCCGCAACCTCGATATCGACGTCGATGATCCCCGGGGAGCCGTCGAAGCTGCGCTCGGAGGCACGGAGCGGATGATCGACGTGGTGCATGTGAACGTCGACCGGGCGCAGGACGCCCACGTCTTCCTGGTCATGGCCGGGCTGGGCTTCGACGCAGCGGTGATGGCTGATACCCGGGATGACCTGAAGGACAAGGTGGGCTGGCTCGCCTATGTCGACGCCGGCATCCGGAACCTTCCCGGAAAGCCGTCCAGGGTGTCCATCTCGATTGACGGCGGCAAGCGCGTTACCCGCCGCCTGCGCAGCGTCATGGGCGGCAATTGCGGCAAGATCATGGGCGGCCTGGAGATCTTCCCGGGCGCGAAGCTCAACGACGGGCTGCTGGACATCATGACCATCGCGCCGAGCGGGAAGTTCGGTTGGTTTGCTGTACTCGGCAAGCTTCTTGCGCGCGGCAAGGGCAAGGACCCGTCGCTCGAGTACTACCAGTGCAGTACCGCCGAGGTGGAGTCCGAGACCCCGCTGGAGATCGAACTGGACGGAGACTCCCTGGGCAAGGGCAGTCACATGTCTTTCCGGGTGGAGCCGAACTCCCTGAGGCTGCGCATGCCCTACGGCAAGAAGGATCCGGCAATCCTCGCCGACCCGACGCCGTAG